One segment of Phragmites australis chromosome 13, lpPhrAust1.1, whole genome shotgun sequence DNA contains the following:
- the LOC133889405 gene encoding pentatricopeptide repeat-containing protein DOT4, chloroplastic-like yields MLRAGARPDAFTLPLLNRTKASLPGLVGAVHSFGVRAGFGGNMYFCNTLVAAYARQGMLASARQVFDEMRARDVVSWTSLVSAYVGAGDTREVSLLVSGMRINGCEPSAVTLAVVLRACTSGRDVAGGRQVQCHAVKSGFGGDVLVLNSMLTHLSRMAFLDDAVRLFEQCPRRDAVSWNIIITEYSLEGNASKVVDMFGRMKRVGVSPSCETLTVVVAALAKSRCLQLGEKLHSFAVRSGLIDTILVASFLGFYAKCGELASSVQLFEEFRDKSSCIWSAMIWAFIHHGQFLDVIHLFRRMMESSFGPSADVVLGLVSSYTELGALRLGKVTHGYIIRNNHVSLSESSALATSLVKLYARCGKIHLAERWFNIILLKDIVSWSSMIEAYSSHGYVREALALFHQMLEEEVRPNGVTFLSLLSACSHTGLVSEARELFDCMKRKFSISPELGHYTCMVDVLGRSGNLEEALQVISDMKVKPDGRIWGALLASCRTHSNSKLAYFAAQKLMELEPDNVGYHVVFSNVQAGGGRWSEVEDTRSCMVDMDMQKSPAWSCVADIGSP; encoded by the coding sequence ATGCTCCGCGCCGGCGCCCGCCCGGACGCCTTCACACTCCCGCTCCTCAACCGCACTAAGGCGTCCCTCCCCGGCCTCGTTGGCGCCGTCCACTCCTTCGGCGTCAGGGCCGGCTTTGGCGGCAACATGTACTTCTGCAACACGCTGGTGGCGGCCTACGCGCGGCAGGGGATGTTGGCGTCCGCGCGGCaggtgttcgacgaaatgcgCGCGCGGGACGTCGTTTCTTGGACGTCGCTGGTGTCCGCGTACGTAGGTGCCGGGGACACACGGGAGGTGTCCCTGTTGGTGTCGGGGATGAGGATAAATGGGTGTGAGCCGAGCGCGGTGACACTCGCTGTGGTGCTCCGGGCGTGCACCTCCGGGAGGGACGTCGCTGGAGGGAGGCAGGTACAGTGTCACGCGGTGAAGAGCGGGTTTGGTGGTGATGTGCTGGTTCTCAACTCGATGTTAACGCATTTGAGTAGGATGGCTTTCTTGGACGATGCTGTCAGGCTGTTTGAGCAGTGTCCGAGAAGAGATGCAGTTTCATGGAACATTATAATCACGGAGTATTCTTTAGAGGGGAATGCTTCTAAGGTTGTTGATATGTTTGGAAGGATGAAAAGAGTGGGAGTGAGTCCAAGCTGTGAGACATTgactgttgttgttgctgcattAGCCAAGTCCAGGTGTCTTCAGCTAGGCGAGAAGCTGCATTCCTTTGCAGTCAGGAGTGGGCTCATTGACACAATCTTGGTAGCATCCTTTTTGGGTTTTTATGCAAAATGTGGTGAATTAGCATCATCGGTCCAGTTGTTTGAGGAATTCAGAGACAAAAGCAGCTGCATATGGTCAGCCATGATCTGGGCATTTATTCACCATGGACAGTTCTTAGATGTAATCCATCTGTTTCGGAGAATGATGGAATCTTCGTTTGGTCCCAGTGCTGATGTGGTGCTAGGACTAGTTAGCAGTTACACTGAACTAGGTGCTTTACGGCTTGGTAAAGTAACCCATGGATACATCATAAGAAATAATCATGTATCCCTATCCGAGAGTAGTGCCTTGGCAACATCTCTTGTCAAGCTCTATGCTAGATGTGGTAAGATTCATTTGGCAGAAAGGTGGTTTAACATCATCCTTCTTAAAGATATTGTCTCATGGAGTTCAATGATCGAAGCATACTCGAGCCATGGGTATGTTAGGGAAGCTCTGGCATTGTTTCATCAGATGCTAGAGGAAGAAGTAAGGCCTAATGGAGTGACCTTCCTGAGCTTGCTGTCAGCATGTAGTCACACAGGTCTTGTTAGTGAAGCTCGtgagttgtttgattgcatGAAAAGAAAATTCAGCATCTCACCGGAACTAGGACACTATACTTGCATGGTGGATGTTCTTGGCCGATCAGGTAATCTAGAGGAAGCTTTACAAGTGATTAGTGACATGAAGGTTAAGCCGGATGGCAGAATTTGGGGTGCTCTCCTTGCGTCATGCAGAACACACTCGAACTCTAAGCTGGCATATTTTGCAGCTCAGAAACTTATGGAGTTGGAACCAGATAATGTTGGGTACCATGTGGTGTTCAGCAATGTCCAAGCAGGTGGTGGTAGATGGAGTGAAGTGGAAGACACTAGAAGTTGCATGGTAGATATGGACATGCAGAAATCCCCAGCTTGGAGCTGCGTTGCTGATATTGGTAGCCCTTGA